In Bacteroidales bacterium, the genomic window GAAAAAGACAAGATTTGGGCAGATAATGTCAACATCTTCGATCAATACGGGAATTCAGGAACAGCCAAACTGCTATTCACACATAGCAACTTATCCGACTGGCGGATGGATCTTCAGGTACAGGCCAATAATCTTGCCGGCTTGCAAACTTCGGTTTCGGACAATAGCATGTTTTACGGTGATGCTTTTGCATCAGGTACATTTACAATGGCAGGGCCATTTAATGATCTTAAAACCGATGTCAGGGTGCGTACAGGGCCCGAAACTTATATTGCCATCCCCATCAGCTTCGCCGTGGATGTTGCTGAAAACGACTTCATAGTTTTTACAAATCCAGATACCGATACTGTGGATATTGTCATAGAAGAAAGAGCACCTTCTTCTTTCTCGCTTGGCATGGACGTAGAAATCACACGTGATGCTGAAATTCAGATTTTCCTGCCTTACCAGATGGGGAATATCCGCAGCACGGGTAGCGGTAACATGCAAATGTTCTATAACACTGCCGGCGACTTCACTATGTATGGCGATTACTTGACGAATCAGGGAACATTTCTGTTCACCCTTCAAAAAATGATCAACCGCACTTTTTCACTTTTGCCGGGCGGGATCATCCGCTGGAGTGGCGATCCTTACAATGCAGACATCAATATACAGGCAGTTTATCGCACACGGGTGACGCTTAACAGCCTGCCGAACATCAGCCAGGAAGGGCGTTTTCCGGTTGACTGCATAATAACATTAAAGAATAATTTGATGAACCCGGAAATTTCATTTGGTATTCGCTTGCCCAGTGTGGATGAAGAAATTCAACGCCAGGTCTTTAGCGCTATTGATACTACCAATGAAGTGGTCATGAACAGGCAAATGATCTCACTCCTGGTTCTGAACAGTTTTAACTTTAGCACCGATCAAACCAACCTGGCTTCCACGCTAGGCAGTTCTTCTTTCGAATTACTTTCAAATCAGCTCAACAGTTGGCTCTCTCAGATCAGCAAAGACTTTGATATAGGCGTAAATTATCGCCCCGGCGATCAGCTCTCATCCGAGGAACTGGAACTTGCCCTTTCAACACAGTTATTTGACGATAGGGTTTCTATTGATGGAAATCTTGGTATGATGGGCGATCAGCAATCACAGCAAAATGCCAGCAACATCATTGGAGATATCAATGTGGAAGTGAAAATCACACGAGATGGAAGGTTCAGGGTCAGGGCTTTCAATAAATATAACGATATGGAAATTACAAGACGCGATGCACCCTATACGCAGGGTGTCGGCGCTTTTTACCGACGCGAATTCGATCGTTTTATAGATCTGTTTACACCCCGTAAAAAGATTCTCATTGACAAAGATTCTCCTGCTGCCCGCAATGGAGCCTATCTACCACAAACGCCGGCAAATAATTCTTCTGTTGATTAATCATAGCCGAACGTATAATTGTTATTTTTACCAGACCAATACCTACCTCAATGAAAAAAATTCTACCAGTTTTTGCCTTTGCAGCTTTACTTAGTATGTCGCTAAAGGCACAGGTTACCATCACCAGGAATGATATGCCAGATACCGGAGATACAATTCGTACTAGCTTTACAGCAGCTATCGGGGCTATTAATTACGAACAGGCAGGGGCAAACATTTCCTGGGATTTCAGCGATTTGTTGCCCGGCCTTCAAACCGTGGACACTTTCGTCAGTATCAACACCTTACCGTTTACATATCAAATAGTGTTTAATCCACTAGTTGCCTCAATAGCCTCCCCGGTTTCTGGTTTTGACCTCGTACCTGGAGTTGATCTTACTGATGTTTACCAGTTCTTCCGTGAAACAAATGATTTCTTTGGCAATGCCGGGGTTGCGTTTACCTTTAGTGGAATCCCACTACCACTTAAGTACGATAACCCGGATGTATACTTCAACTTCCCGGTAACATACCTGAGTGCTGACAGTTCTGAATCTTCATTTAACCTGTCATTGCCTGATATTGGTTATCTTGAAACTACCCGCAAACGGGTAAATCATGTTGATGCCTGGGGAACCGTGACAACGCCTTATGGAGAATTCCAGGCAATCAGGGTAAAATCGTTCCTTACCACTTACGATAGTATTTATATTGATTCAATTTCCTTCGGGCAGGGTTTAAACCGTTCATTTATTGAATACAAATGGCTGGCCAATAATATGGGAATCCCTGT contains:
- a CDS encoding T9SS type A sorting domain-containing protein, which gives rise to MKKILPVFAFAALLSMSLKAQVTITRNDMPDTGDTIRTSFTAAIGAINYEQAGANISWDFSDLLPGLQTVDTFVSINTLPFTYQIVFNPLVASIASPVSGFDLVPGVDLTDVYQFFRETNDFFGNAGVAFTFSGIPLPLKYDNPDVYFNFPVTYLSADSSESSFNLSLPDIGYLETTRKRVNHVDAWGTVTTPYGEFQAIRVKSFLTTYDSIYIDSISFGQGLNRSFIEYKWLANNMGIPVMQIDEEGPLLTARYIDSVRLITSVENLVFQVNVARIFPNPTHDYFYAELSLVHSGMTSIEVYDLAGRLQGKPYQEFLNAGKNIRKISVNHLPPGVYFVRTSNPTQTSIRKLLVN
- a CDS encoding translocation/assembly module TamB domain-containing protein, whose amino-acid sequence is AIHINQLVLQNDSEKIMIHGKVSNDPVEKLSIDFEQWNLANLDVLLKNTDFDISGLINGNVDLMELYENPNMLADLIIDDFHLNHERLGDLHLNTSWDPATKSVWVDSQIKYTGNVGTIIPFRLQGFYYPESETENLDLELQLFNLKLEIVEPFLDGILSDIRGLASGNVLIKGLLKTPDVSGSVSLMRTEFKVDFSNVYYSIADVITIEKDKIWADNVNIFDQYGNSGTAKLLFTHSNLSDWRMDLQVQANNLAGLQTSVSDNSMFYGDAFASGTFTMAGPFNDLKTDVRVRTGPETYIAIPISFAVDVAENDFIVFTNPDTDTVDIVIEERAPSSFSLGMDVEITRDAEIQIFLPYQMGNIRSTGSGNMQMFYNTAGDFTMYGDYLTNQGTFLFTLQKMINRTFSLLPGGIIRWSGDPYNADINIQAVYRTRVTLNSLPNISQEGRFPVDCIITLKNNLMNPEISFGIRLPSVDEEIQRQVFSAIDTTNEVVMNRQMISLLVLNSFNFSTDQTNLASTLGSSSFELLSNQLNSWLSQISKDFDIGVNYRPGDQLSSEELELALSTQLFDDRVSIDGNLGMMGDQQSQQNASNIIGDINVEVKITRDGRFRVRAFNKYNDMEITRRDAPYTQGVGAFYRREFDRFIDLFTPRKKILIDKDSPAARNGAYLPQTPANNSSVD